CGCAGTCGTCTTCGCCTACCACAACGTGGGCGTACGCTGCCTCAAGGTGCTGCTGGCCGGCGGCGTCGACGTCGCCCTCGTCGTCACGCACCAGGACAGCGCCACGGAAAACATCTGGTTCGAATCCGTCCTGTCCCTGTGCGAGACGGAGAACATCCCGTACCTGACGCCGGAGGACGCGAAAGGCGCCGACCTCGTGGAAGCCATCCAGGCCGTGCAGCCGGACCTGATGTTCAGCTTTTACTTCCGCCACATGCTGCCCCAGGCGATCCTCGACATCGCCCCCGCCTACAACATGCACGGCTCGCTGCTGCCGGCCTTCCGCGGCCGCGCGCCCACCAACTGGGCCGTGCTGCACGGCGCGACGGAAACGGGCGCCACCTTGCACGAGATGACCGTCAAGCCGGACGCCGGCGCCATCGTCGCCCAGCAGGCCGTCCCCATCCTGCCGGACGATACGGCGTTCGAAGTGTTCGGCAAGGTGACCGTGGCGGCCGAACTGGCGCTGTACGACGTCCTGCCGGCCCTGCTGGCCGGCATGGCGCCGCGTACCCCGAACGACCTGACGAAGGGCGGCTACTTCGGCGGCCGCAAGCCGGAAGACGGCCGCATCGACTGGAACAAATCCGCGCAAGAGGTCTACAACCTGCACCGCGC
This genomic stretch from Massilia putida harbors:
- a CDS encoding formyltransferase; amino-acid sequence: MTQPRKRAVVFAYHNVGVRCLKVLLAGGVDVALVVTHQDSATENIWFESVLSLCETENIPYLTPEDAKGADLVEAIQAVQPDLMFSFYFRHMLPQAILDIAPAYNMHGSLLPAFRGRAPTNWAVLHGATETGATLHEMTVKPDAGAIVAQQAVPILPDDTAFEVFGKVTVAAELALYDVLPALLAGMAPRTPNDLTKGGYFGGRKPEDGRIDWNKSAQEVYNLHRAVAPPYPGAFTDLKQRRYVIERARLHNGNAEGLPPGLAVVDNAILGVCGDGRALVIHSLLADGLRITPAELRAQLQENPT